The window ACCTGCGGATAAATTCTTGCTGGCTAAGAGTAACAGGATGTGTTTTACCTCCATGACGATAATCTTTGGCCATGAAAATTACCTTATCGCACTGGATGTCTCTAATCCGGTGATTGCTGATTGCTATTTTGTGAGTGTACCGGCCAAGATATTCTACCACATGTTGTGGACCCCAAAAGGGCCGTTTGCAATACACAACCCACTGTTTTGAAAAGATATCTATGTAAAGATCTCCTGGTAAATCCATTTCCTTCCGCAGGTATTCAACAAAACGGGCTCGAAATACTTTCGAAAGAGCCGACAAGCTCACCGCAAACCTGCCTCCCGTACGGCATTTGCATATTGTCTTCACCATTCCGCATTGCCTGAATAAGCTTTTTTATCTCAATCAAAAAACAGCCTATGATACATTGTTTTCCGCTGCCGGAAAAGCGTTGATGCAATGCGCCGGAAATCGAAAATTTCTGGGGGCACAAGCCGGTGCTGCAGCCATTTTGCACACCTGGGGGCAGGCACTCGTATACCATCCACATATTCATATGATTGTTCCTGCCGGAGGACTCTCAGAAGATGAAATGGAGTGGGTGCAAGCTCCCGGGAAGTTCTTTGTCCCCGTGAAAGCCCTCAGCAGAGTCTTCCGTGGTATTTTATGCAGATTTATTGATCAGCAGATCCTTGCAGGAAT of the Bacteroidota bacterium genome contains:
- a CDS encoding transposase, whose protein sequence is MVKTICKCRTGGRFAVSLSALSKVFRARFVEYLRKEMDLPGDLYIDIFSKQWVVYCKRPFWGPQHVVEYLGRYTHKIAISNHRIRDIQCDKVIFMAKDYRHGGKTHPVTLSQQEFIRR